The following are from one region of the Quercus robur chromosome 1, dhQueRobu3.1, whole genome shotgun sequence genome:
- the LOC126732232 gene encoding uncharacterized protein LOC126732232 isoform X1 has translation MEEFGCLWSYQENIDEVKQKLIYTTLELDTIKIEANEEIRKNKENMRNLHNLLKIAYQERDEARDQLQNLLNKLMASSPTEYPNIHPHVHPESPLVIPAKANSSITESNSLSETYNHQSYGSSPVDSLFDAVSSPDFSNINVVDSGNVGFVNRPLVHDYNGSMSTDLASPGKAKIDPASEVIDNLVKGKALPQKGKLLQAVMEAGPLLQTLIVAGPLPRWRNPPPLQPFKIPPFSIKGCETADFSSKSPANAGYMVQKPLNSSTYPVMSRGTSRTCSAAMLNFASGPSNSYSNNMRPLTTISSFNNHVPAGKRQRFQ, from the exons ATGGAAGAGTTCGGTTGTCTTTGGAGTTACCAAGAG AACATTGATGAGGTGAAGCAGAAGCTTATCTACACCACTCTTGAACTGGATACAATTAAAATTGAAGCAAATGAGGAAATCAGAAAGAACAAGGAGAATATGAGGAATTTACACAATCTTCTGAAGATTGCATATCAAGAAAGAGATGAAGCTAGAGATCAGCTGCAAAATCTCCTAAACAAGCTCATGGCTTCTAGCCCAACTGAATATCCCAATATACACCCACATGTCCACCCTGAAAGTCCTCTAGTAATACCTGCTAAAGCAAACTCTAGCATAACAGAATCTAACAGTCTATCTGAAACATATAACCACCAATCATATGGCTCTTCCCCAGTAGATTCTCTATTTGATGCTGTTTCATCCCCAGATTTCTCAAACATTAATGTGGTTGATTCAGGTAACGTGGGGTTTGTAAATCGGCCCCTTGTTCATGACTATAATGGCTCTATGTCCACAGATTTAGCCTCTCCTGGAAAGGCAAAGATTGATCCAGCTTCTGAAGTAATTGATAATCTTGTTAAAGGAAAAGCTTTGCCTCAAAAGGGAAAACTCTTACAAGCTGTGATGGAAGCTGGTCCTTTACTTCAAACACTTATTGTTGCCGGGCCACTTCCTCGTTGGCGAAATCCTCCGCCTTTGCAACCCTTCAAAATTCCTCCTTTCTCCATCAAAGGTTGTGAGACTGCAGATTTCTCTTCTAAATCTCCTGCAAATGCTGGCTACATGGTCCAAAAACCACTGAATTCATCCACGTATCCTGTAATGTCTCGTGGGACTTCTCGAACTTGTTCAGCAGCCATGTTAAATTTTGCTAGTGGCCCTTCTAATTCATATTCAAACAATATGAGGCCACTGACCACAATTTCTAGTTTTAACAATCATGTCCCAGCAGGCAAGCGACAAAGGTTTCAGTAA
- the LOC126732232 gene encoding uncharacterized protein LOC126732232 isoform X2: MRNLHNLLKIAYQERDEARDQLQNLLNKLMASSPTEYPNIHPHVHPESPLVIPAKANSSITESNSLSETYNHQSYGSSPVDSLFDAVSSPDFSNINVVDSGNVGFVNRPLVHDYNGSMSTDLASPGKAKIDPASEVIDNLVKGKALPQKGKLLQAVMEAGPLLQTLIVAGPLPRWRNPPPLQPFKIPPFSIKGCETADFSSKSPANAGYMVQKPLNSSTYPVMSRGTSRTCSAAMLNFASGPSNSYSNNMRPLTTISSFNNHVPAGKRQRFQ; the protein is encoded by the coding sequence ATGAGGAATTTACACAATCTTCTGAAGATTGCATATCAAGAAAGAGATGAAGCTAGAGATCAGCTGCAAAATCTCCTAAACAAGCTCATGGCTTCTAGCCCAACTGAATATCCCAATATACACCCACATGTCCACCCTGAAAGTCCTCTAGTAATACCTGCTAAAGCAAACTCTAGCATAACAGAATCTAACAGTCTATCTGAAACATATAACCACCAATCATATGGCTCTTCCCCAGTAGATTCTCTATTTGATGCTGTTTCATCCCCAGATTTCTCAAACATTAATGTGGTTGATTCAGGTAACGTGGGGTTTGTAAATCGGCCCCTTGTTCATGACTATAATGGCTCTATGTCCACAGATTTAGCCTCTCCTGGAAAGGCAAAGATTGATCCAGCTTCTGAAGTAATTGATAATCTTGTTAAAGGAAAAGCTTTGCCTCAAAAGGGAAAACTCTTACAAGCTGTGATGGAAGCTGGTCCTTTACTTCAAACACTTATTGTTGCCGGGCCACTTCCTCGTTGGCGAAATCCTCCGCCTTTGCAACCCTTCAAAATTCCTCCTTTCTCCATCAAAGGTTGTGAGACTGCAGATTTCTCTTCTAAATCTCCTGCAAATGCTGGCTACATGGTCCAAAAACCACTGAATTCATCCACGTATCCTGTAATGTCTCGTGGGACTTCTCGAACTTGTTCAGCAGCCATGTTAAATTTTGCTAGTGGCCCTTCTAATTCATATTCAAACAATATGAGGCCACTGACCACAATTTCTAGTTTTAACAATCATGTCCCAGCAGGCAAGCGACAAAGGTTTCAGTAA